A single region of the Sorghum bicolor cultivar BTx623 chromosome 7, Sorghum_bicolor_NCBIv3, whole genome shotgun sequence genome encodes:
- the LOC8068565 gene encoding L-gulonolactone oxidase 2 — MIIAMAAMQGPGSRATRVVAVSLLLVVPVLLASLAGGSPPPDPVSCTRGTSDCTVTSTYGSFPDRTICRAANATFPRTEQELVAAVASAAAARRKVKVATSHSHSFPKLACPGGRDGTIISTERLNATVRVDAARRLLTVESGMLLRDLVKVAADNGLALPHSPYWYGLTVGGMLATGAHGSSLWGKGSAVHEYVVGIRIVTPAPASQGFAVVRELAAGDPDLDAVKVSLGVLGVISQVTFELQPQFKRSVKFVTRDDEDMAEKLAVWGDLHEFGDVAWLPRQGKAIYREDDRVDVSTPGNGLNNYVGFRAQPTLVLLAAREAEERLEENGTDIARCLAARLPAATFELQAYGFTNDGVFFTGYPVVGFQHRIQASGTCINGDDDDGGGLLLSACTWDSRIRGPFFYQSGFSVAMSKVPAFVADMQRLRDLNPRAFCGVDAKMGVLMRYVRSSSAYLGKAEDSLDFDVTYYRSYDEGVPRAHADVYDELEQMALRKYGALPHWGKNRNFAFDGAIARYPGAARFMEVKDRYDPDGIFSSEWSDQVLGIRGSPNVVGPRCAIEGLCVCSDDEHCAPEQGYFCRPGKVYADARVCVFERRTRLVDEL, encoded by the exons ATGATCATCGCCATGGCAGCCATGCAAGGACCAGGAAGCAGAGCAACGCGTGTCGTCGCCGTctccctcctcctcgtcgtccccGTCCTCCTGGCAAGCCTCGCCGGCGGGAGCCCGCCGCCGGACCCGGTATCCTGCACGCGCGGCACGTCCGACTGCACGGTGACGAGCACGTACGGGTCGTTCCCGGACCGCACGATCTGCCGGGCGGCGAACGCGACGTTCCCGCGGACGGAGCAGGAGctggtggcggcggtggcgtcggcggcggcggcgcggcgcaaGGTGAAGGTCGCCACCAGCCACTCGCACAGCTTCCCGAAGCTGGCGTGCCCGGGCGGGCGCGACGGCACCATCATCAGCACGGAGCGGCTGAACGCGACGGTGCGCGTGGACGCGGCGCGCCGGCTGCTGACGGTGGAGAGCGGCATGCTGCTCCGCGACCTCGTCAAGGTCGCCGCCGACAACGGCCTCGCGCTGCCGCACTCGCCTTACTGGTATGGCCTCACCGTCGGCGGCATGCTGGCCACCGGCGCCCACGGCAGCTCGCTGTGGGGAAAGGGCAGCGCCGTGCATGAGTACGTGGTCGGGATCAGGATCGTCACGCCTGCCCCGGCGAGCCAGGGGTTCGCCGTCGTTAGGGAGCTCGCTGCCGGTGACCCTGACCTCGACGCCGTCAAGGTCTCGCTCGGCGTCCTCGGCGTCATCTCTCAG gtcacttttgagctgcAGCCGCAGTTCAAGCGGTCGGTGAAGTTCGTGACCCGCGACGACGAGGACATGGCGGAGAAGCTGGCCGTGTGGGGTGACCTCCACGAGTTCGGCGACGTGGCATGGCTGCcgcggcagggcaaggcgatCTACCGGGAGGACGACCGCGTCGACGTCTCCACCCCCGGCAACGGCCTGAACAACTACGTCGGCTTCCGCGCGCAGCCGACGCTGGTCCTTCTCGCCGCCCGAGAAGCCGAGGAGCGGCTGGAGGAGAACGGCACCGACATCGCGCGGTGCCTGGCGGCGCGTCTCCCGGCGGCGACGTTCGAGCTGCAGGCGTACGGGTTCACCAACGACGGCGTCTTCTTCACGGGGTACCCAGTGGTAGGGTTCCAGCACCGGATCCAGGCGTCAGGGACGTGCATcaacggcgacgacgacgacggcggcggcctccTCCTCTCCGCCTGCACGTGGGACTCCCGCATCAGAGGACCTTTCTTCTACCAGTCCGGCTTCAGCGTCGCCATGTCCAAGGTACCGGCGTTCGTCGCCGACATGCAGCGGCTGCGCGACCTCAACCCGCGCGCCTTCTGCGGGGTGGACGCCAAGATGGGCGTGCTGATGCGCTACGTGAGGTCCTCGTCGGCGTACCTCGGCAAGGCGGAGGACTCGCTGGACTTCGACGTCACGTACTACCGGAGCTACGACGAGGGCGTGCCGCGCGCGCACGCCGACGTCTACGACGAGCTCGAGCAGATGGCGCTGCGGAAGTACGGCGCGCTGCCGCACTGGGGAAAGAACCGCAACTTCGCCTTCGACGGCGCCATTGCTAGGTACCCCGGCGCGGCGaggttcatggaggtcaaggacAGGTACGACCCGGATGGCATCTTCTCCAGCGAGTGGAGTGATCAGGTGCTCGGCATCAGGGGTAGCCCCAACGTCGTCGGGCCGAGATGCGCCATTGAGGGACTCTGCGTCTGCTCCGACGACGAGCACTGCGCGCCGGAGCAAGGGTACTTCTGCCGCCCCGGGAAGGTGTACGCCGACGCCAGGGTCTGCGTCTTTGAGCGACGCACACGACTCGTCGACGAGCTCTGA